In a genomic window of Corynebacterium coyleae:
- a CDS encoding sigma-70 family RNA polymerase sigma factor codes for MIGNTGATAGDEEDELVTLVPRAAEGDARALQRVIAIVHPRVLRYARARIGGGRMPTAEDVAQEICLAVATSIDRYVDTGRPFMAFVYGIAFNKVADAHRSLVRDKTTPTEDVPDQEVVAFTPEDAAVVADGSNEVRALLDSLSDKARDIVILRVFVGLSAEETAEVVGSTPGAVRVAQHRALSKLREQLEGDHSGHDA; via the coding sequence GTGATTGGCAATACCGGCGCGACAGCGGGTGACGAGGAAGATGAACTTGTCACCCTCGTTCCACGTGCCGCCGAAGGGGATGCGCGTGCTCTCCAGCGTGTGATTGCCATCGTCCATCCACGGGTGCTGCGCTACGCCAGGGCGCGCATTGGAGGCGGGCGCATGCCGACTGCGGAGGACGTCGCTCAGGAGATCTGCTTGGCGGTAGCGACGTCCATTGACCGCTACGTGGATACCGGGCGGCCGTTCATGGCGTTTGTGTACGGCATTGCGTTTAACAAGGTCGCCGATGCGCACCGCAGCCTGGTGCGTGACAAGACAACGCCTACTGAAGATGTCCCTGACCAGGAGGTTGTTGCGTTCACGCCGGAGGATGCAGCCGTTGTTGCAGACGGAAGTAACGAAGTTCGCGCATTACTCGATTCATTAAGTGATAAGGCTCGCGACATTGTGATTCTGAGAGTGTTTGTGGGCCTCTCGGCGGAAGAAACGGCAGAGGTAGTGGGCAGTACTCCAGGTGCGGTGCGTGTCGCGCAGCATAGGGCGCTGTCCAAGTTGCGTGAGCAGTTGGAAGGAGACCATTCAGGCCATGACGCGTGA
- a CDS encoding dienelactone hydrolase family protein: MSAKLKKLSDLSKRGPHRVLEGDLGYTGLPGKVYTPAEGKNLPAVAFGHDWTKDIDDYHGTLRHLASWGIAVAAPNTETGFRPDHRGFAADLETSLQILAGVRLGNGNISVSPGKLGIVGHGMGGGAAVLAAVDNPKVKAVATVYPANVAPSAVEAARALFAPGMVIGPGEDGDSLFDPGNPAKLAYNWAGDVVYRAPKKGDQQSFSEDGMIKRILGLGKSDRALQETVRGLLVGYLLHVLNDEKAYAGYAEADAEGSGVVSLSGEKLAKAAGLARDNAGFSLF; the protein is encoded by the coding sequence GTGTCTGCGAAGCTAAAGAAACTCTCTGACCTGTCCAAGCGTGGCCCCCACCGCGTCCTTGAAGGCGACTTGGGCTACACGGGCCTGCCCGGCAAGGTGTACACCCCTGCCGAGGGTAAGAACCTGCCCGCTGTCGCGTTCGGCCACGACTGGACGAAAGACATCGACGACTACCACGGCACACTGCGCCACCTGGCCAGCTGGGGCATCGCAGTCGCAGCACCCAACACCGAAACCGGGTTTAGGCCAGATCACCGTGGCTTTGCTGCAGACCTGGAGACGAGCCTGCAGATCCTCGCCGGCGTGCGACTGGGCAACGGCAACATCTCTGTCTCCCCAGGCAAACTCGGCATCGTTGGCCACGGCATGGGTGGTGGCGCCGCAGTGCTTGCGGCGGTAGACAACCCGAAGGTGAAGGCTGTGGCGACGGTGTACCCGGCAAACGTCGCACCGTCCGCGGTGGAAGCAGCCCGTGCGCTCTTCGCCCCCGGCATGGTCATCGGTCCCGGCGAGGACGGCGATTCCTTGTTCGACCCGGGCAACCCCGCAAAGCTTGCCTACAACTGGGCAGGCGACGTGGTCTACCGCGCACCGAAGAAGGGCGATCAGCAGTCCTTCTCCGAAGACGGCATGATCAAGCGCATCCTCGGCTTGGGCAAGTCCGACCGCGCACTGCAGGAAACCGTGCGCGGCTTGCTCGTGGGCTACTTGCTGCACGTGCTAAACGACGAGAAGGCCTACGCCGGCTACGCGGAAGCCGACGCCGAAGGCTCTGGCGTGGTCTCCCTTTCTGGCGAGAAGCTCGCCAAGGCCGCGGGGCTGGCCCGCGACAACGCCGGTTTCTCCCTGTTCTAG
- the tsaD gene encoding tRNA (adenosine(37)-N6)-threonylcarbamoyltransferase complex transferase subunit TsaD, with the protein MIVLGIESSCDETGVGIINLHDDGTMEILADVVASSMEQHARFGGVVPEIASRAHLEAMPQVMEKALADAGIEKPDAVAATIGPGLAGALLVGASAAKAYAAAWGVPFYGVNHLGGHVAVANLEGESLPHSIALLVSGGHTQLLEVDAVGKPMKELGTTLDDAAGEAYDKVARLLGLGYPGGPVVDKLAAQGDPNAVRFPRALSRAEDLRGEHRYNFSFSGLKTAVARHVEAAEREGRVISLEDVCASFQEAVCDVLTAKAIMACEDTGANTLLLGGGVAANSRLRELAQQRCDDRGIELRVPRFKLCTDNGVMIAALAGQLIHEGATPSDLGVGTDTSLEVEVPLV; encoded by the coding sequence ATGATTGTCCTCGGTATCGAGTCCTCCTGCGACGAGACTGGCGTAGGCATCATCAACCTTCATGACGACGGCACGATGGAAATCCTTGCCGACGTCGTCGCGTCCTCGATGGAACAGCACGCCCGCTTTGGTGGTGTGGTGCCGGAGATCGCCTCCCGTGCACACCTTGAGGCGATGCCGCAGGTGATGGAAAAGGCGCTGGCGGACGCTGGTATTGAGAAGCCAGATGCCGTAGCAGCCACGATCGGGCCCGGTCTTGCAGGCGCACTGCTGGTTGGCGCTTCCGCCGCGAAGGCATACGCCGCCGCCTGGGGCGTGCCCTTTTACGGCGTGAACCACCTTGGCGGCCACGTCGCTGTGGCCAACCTCGAGGGGGAAAGCTTGCCGCACTCGATTGCGCTGTTGGTCTCTGGCGGGCACACGCAGCTGCTCGAGGTTGACGCGGTGGGCAAGCCGATGAAGGAACTCGGCACCACACTCGACGACGCTGCTGGTGAGGCCTACGACAAGGTGGCCCGGCTTCTGGGGTTGGGCTACCCGGGTGGCCCGGTCGTCGACAAGTTAGCTGCGCAGGGGGATCCGAATGCGGTGCGTTTTCCGCGGGCGCTGTCGCGTGCGGAGGATCTGCGCGGCGAACACCGTTACAACTTCTCGTTCTCTGGGCTGAAGACCGCGGTCGCGCGCCACGTTGAGGCCGCCGAGCGTGAGGGCCGCGTGATCTCGCTGGAGGACGTGTGCGCGTCCTTCCAGGAGGCAGTCTGCGACGTGCTTACCGCCAAGGCGATCATGGCCTGCGAGGACACCGGCGCGAACACCCTGCTGCTCGGCGGGGGTGTGGCGGCCAACAGTCGTCTTCGTGAACTCGCGCAGCAGCGTTGCGACGACCGCGGCATCGAACTGCGTGTGCCACGGTTCAAACTCTGCACCGACAACGGTGTGATGATCGCAGCGCTTGCGGGTCAGCTCATCCACGAAGGGGCCACGCCGTCTGATTTGGGTGTAGGCACGGACACGTCGCTCGAGGTAGAGGTTCCGCTCGTGTAA
- the alr gene encoding alanine racemase produces MFPLRTTIDLGAIAHNTRRLKEQAGEAKLMCVVKADAYNHGVEKCVPVMDRNGADAFGVATLAEARRVREVTQKPVLAWLWSIHEELPEGIDLGAPSVAHLQLLIDEPTHRTVYLMVDTGMHRSGIDEPEWEAAFKMAFEAEQAGKIEVAGLMTHLACADNPVDPYTDFQAENFRKAIEAARAAGLRVERNHMANSPATWTRKDLHFDMVRPGVSLYGLEPVAGIDHDLKPAMTWVGQVIAVKPMKQGEVTSYARTWEAPEDGYTAVIPAGYADGVHRSWQGALEIAINGQTYTQVGRVSMDQIVVWLGANEDNVQAGDEAIIFGAGGRSATDLAKAAGTINYEVVCAPEGRTLRTYVGEE; encoded by the coding sequence ATGTTTCCGCTCCGTACAACGATTGATCTAGGCGCGATTGCGCACAACACTCGCCGTCTGAAAGAGCAGGCAGGCGAGGCGAAACTCATGTGTGTGGTGAAGGCGGACGCCTATAACCATGGCGTCGAAAAGTGTGTTCCGGTGATGGATCGCAATGGCGCAGATGCGTTCGGCGTGGCCACGTTGGCTGAGGCTCGTCGTGTCCGTGAGGTCACACAGAAGCCTGTGCTCGCCTGGTTGTGGAGTATCCACGAGGAGTTACCGGAGGGCATCGATCTTGGCGCGCCGAGTGTTGCCCATTTGCAGTTGCTTATCGACGAACCCACGCACCGCACCGTCTACCTCATGGTGGATACGGGCATGCACCGCTCCGGTATCGACGAACCCGAGTGGGAAGCAGCGTTCAAGATGGCATTTGAGGCGGAGCAGGCCGGCAAGATTGAGGTTGCTGGTTTGATGACGCACCTGGCGTGCGCCGACAACCCGGTCGACCCCTACACGGATTTCCAGGCGGAGAACTTCCGCAAGGCGATCGAGGCGGCGCGTGCGGCCGGATTGCGTGTGGAGCGAAACCACATGGCGAACTCGCCAGCGACTTGGACGCGCAAGGATTTGCACTTTGACATGGTGCGCCCGGGCGTGAGCCTGTACGGGCTCGAGCCAGTGGCGGGGATTGACCACGACCTGAAACCGGCGATGACGTGGGTGGGACAGGTCATCGCGGTTAAGCCGATGAAGCAGGGCGAAGTAACCAGTTACGCACGCACCTGGGAAGCACCTGAGGACGGCTACACCGCAGTGATTCCGGCCGGTTATGCAGACGGCGTGCACCGTAGCTGGCAGGGTGCGTTGGAGATCGCCATCAATGGCCAGACCTACACCCAGGTTGGGCGTGTGAGCATGGACCAGATTGTGGTGTGGCTCGGCGCAAACGAGGACAACGTCCAGGCAGGCGACGAGGCAATCATCTTCGGTGCGGGTGGTCGCAGCGCAACTGATCTGGCTAAGGCCGCCGGCACGATCAACTATGAGGTTGTGTGCGCGCCGGAGGGCCGAACGCTTCGCACCTATGTAGGGGAGGAGTAA
- the rimI gene encoding ribosomal protein S18-alanine N-acetyltransferase: protein MEFRELTVGDAAAAAAIEAVLFAGDNPWSEAAFRSEIAAPHTFYLGAFEAGRMLGYAGLAMLGPRDDPEFEIHTIGVDPEQQGRGLGRALMDQMMHTADLMDGPVYLEVRVENEPAIALYKRFEFFTAGVRKNYYQASGMDAYTMTRPRKSERV from the coding sequence ATGGAGTTCCGTGAACTGACAGTCGGCGATGCGGCCGCGGCGGCAGCGATAGAGGCTGTCCTGTTCGCCGGGGATAACCCGTGGTCGGAGGCAGCATTTCGTTCAGAGATTGCTGCGCCCCACACGTTTTACCTCGGTGCGTTTGAAGCAGGCCGGATGCTTGGGTACGCGGGGCTTGCAATGCTGGGCCCGCGCGACGACCCAGAGTTTGAAATCCACACCATCGGGGTGGACCCCGAACAGCAGGGCCGCGGCCTGGGCCGGGCGTTGATGGACCAGATGATGCACACCGCTGACCTCATGGATGGTCCGGTCTATCTTGAGGTGCGGGTGGAGAACGAGCCCGCGATCGCGCTGTATAAACGTTTCGAGTTTTTCACCGCCGGCGTGCGGAAGAACTACTATCAGGCCTCCGGCATGGACGCGTACACCATGACGCGCCCGCGCAAGAGCGAAAGGGTGTAA
- the groL gene encoding chaperonin GroEL (60 kDa chaperone family; promotes refolding of misfolded polypeptides especially under stressful conditions; forms two stacked rings of heptamers to form a barrel-shaped 14mer; ends can be capped by GroES; misfolded proteins enter the barrel where they are refolded when GroES binds) has protein sequence MAKLIAFDQEAREGIQRGVNTLADAVKVTLGPRGRNVVLAKSWGGPTVTNDGVTIARDIDLEDPFENLGAQLVKSVAVKTNDIAGDGTTTATLLAQALVAEGLRNVAAGANPIELNKGIKAAADKVVEELKARATDVKSSAEIANVATVSSRDPEVGEMVAGAMEKVGKDGVLTVEESQSIDSYVDLTEGISFDKGFLSPYFMTDPDAGQAVLEDARVLLVRGKISSLPDFLPLLEQVASESVPLFVVAEDIEGEALQALVVNAIRKVIKVVAVKSPYFGERRKAFMDDLAVVTDATVIDPEVGINLKDATLDHLGSARRVTTTKDDTVIVDGAGTAEAVEERREQIRREIETTDSTWDKEKAEERLAKLSGGVAVLRVGAATETEQNERKLRVEDAINAARAAAEEGIIAGGGSALVQIAKQLEEFAEGFEGEQKTGVLAVARALSKPAFWIADNAGLDGAVVVSKVAEMNNGEGFNAATLEYGNLIDQGIIDPVKVTHNAVVNAASVARMVLTTEVSVVTKPAEEGEEGHAHAH, from the coding sequence ATGGCAAAACTCATCGCATTTGATCAGGAAGCTCGCGAGGGCATCCAGCGCGGCGTGAACACGCTCGCCGACGCGGTGAAGGTCACCCTCGGTCCCCGTGGCCGCAACGTTGTGCTTGCAAAGTCCTGGGGCGGCCCGACCGTCACCAACGACGGCGTGACCATCGCCCGCGACATTGACCTTGAGGATCCGTTTGAGAACCTCGGTGCGCAGCTGGTGAAGTCCGTCGCAGTCAAGACCAACGACATTGCAGGTGACGGCACCACCACCGCAACGCTGCTCGCCCAGGCGCTCGTCGCCGAAGGGCTGCGCAACGTGGCTGCTGGTGCGAACCCGATCGAGCTGAATAAGGGCATCAAGGCGGCAGCCGACAAGGTCGTCGAGGAGCTCAAGGCTCGCGCGACCGACGTGAAGTCGTCCGCTGAGATCGCCAACGTGGCCACCGTGTCCTCTCGCGACCCTGAGGTTGGTGAGATGGTCGCAGGTGCCATGGAGAAGGTGGGCAAAGACGGTGTGCTTACCGTCGAGGAGTCTCAGTCCATTGATTCCTACGTGGATCTGACTGAGGGTATTTCCTTTGATAAGGGCTTCCTCTCCCCGTACTTCATGACCGATCCGGATGCCGGCCAGGCCGTGCTTGAGGACGCCCGCGTGCTGCTCGTACGCGGCAAGATCTCCTCTCTGCCGGATTTCCTCCCGCTGCTTGAGCAGGTTGCATCGGAGTCGGTGCCGCTGTTCGTCGTGGCCGAGGACATCGAAGGCGAGGCGCTGCAGGCTCTCGTTGTCAACGCGATCCGCAAGGTGATCAAGGTCGTTGCTGTGAAGTCGCCGTACTTCGGCGAGCGCCGCAAGGCGTTCATGGATGACCTTGCTGTTGTCACCGACGCGACCGTCATCGACCCAGAGGTTGGCATCAACCTCAAGGACGCCACCCTGGACCACCTTGGCTCCGCACGCCGCGTAACCACGACGAAGGACGACACGGTCATCGTCGACGGTGCCGGCACGGCAGAGGCAGTCGAGGAGCGCCGCGAGCAGATCCGCCGCGAGATCGAAACCACGGATTCCACCTGGGACAAGGAAAAGGCCGAGGAGCGCTTGGCCAAGCTTTCCGGTGGTGTCGCGGTGCTGCGCGTCGGTGCAGCGACCGAGACCGAACAAAACGAGCGCAAGCTCCGCGTCGAGGACGCCATCAACGCTGCCCGCGCGGCAGCAGAGGAAGGCATCATCGCCGGCGGCGGCTCCGCACTGGTGCAGATTGCCAAGCAGCTTGAGGAGTTTGCTGAAGGCTTCGAAGGCGAGCAGAAGACCGGTGTGCTGGCAGTGGCACGTGCACTGTCCAAGCCGGCATTCTGGATCGCTGACAACGCGGGCCTCGACGGCGCTGTCGTCGTGTCCAAGGTTGCCGAGATGAACAACGGCGAGGGCTTCAACGCCGCCACGCTCGAGTACGGCAACCTCATCGACCAGGGCATCATCGACCCGGTGAAGGTGACCCACAACGCTGTGGTCAACGCCGCATCCGTGGCTCGCATGGTGCTGACCACGGAGGTATCCGTGGTGACCAAGCCGGCCGAAGAAGGCGAGGAAGGTCACGCACACGCCCACTAG
- the groES gene encoding co-chaperone GroES — MANVNIKPLEDKVLVQIAEAETTTASGLVIPDSAAEKPQEAVVIAVGPGRLDDNGNRIAVDVKEGDTVIFSKYGGTELKYGGEEFLLLSARDLLAVVEK, encoded by the coding sequence ATGGCAAACGTCAACATCAAGCCGCTGGAGGACAAGGTCCTCGTCCAGATCGCTGAGGCTGAAACCACCACCGCCTCCGGCCTGGTTATTCCGGATTCCGCGGCGGAAAAGCCGCAGGAAGCCGTCGTCATCGCTGTTGGCCCGGGTCGTCTCGACGACAATGGCAACCGCATCGCCGTGGACGTGAAGGAAGGCGACACGGTTATCTTCTCCAAGTACGGCGGCACCGAGCTGAAGTACGGCGGCGAGGAGTTCCTCCTGCTGTCCGCTCGTGACCTGCTGGCCGTCGTCGAGAAGTAA
- the guaB gene encoding IMP dehydrogenase, with protein MSEARVWTGGDDPNKVALRGLTFDDVLLLPAESHIVPSEVSTEAQFTRNIRLGMPIISAAMDTVTESRMAIAMARQGGIGVLHRNLSAQDQAEHVDVVKRSESGMVTNPVTATPDMTIADVDALCARFRISGLPVVDGSDRLVGIITNRDMRFEPDAQRKVAEVMTPMPLVVAQEGVDKKEALDLLSANKVEKLPIVTSEGKLAGLITVKDFVKSEQYPNASKDENGRLLVAAGVGTGEDAFERAGLLVEAGVDALVVDSAHAHNNRVLEMVSRVKKEFGDRVDVVGGNLATRSAAKAMIDAGADAIKVGIGPGSICTTRVVAGVGAPQITSILEAAVPAKAAGVPIIADGGMQFSGDVAKALAAGASTVMLGSMLAGTAEAPGDIVVVGGKQYKRYRGMGSMGAMQGRGLTGEKRSFSKDRYFQADVASEDKLVPEGIEGRVPFRGDLDSITHQIVGGLRAAMGYTGASTIEELQTKQFVQITTAGLRESHPHDITQTVEAPNYRQ; from the coding sequence ATGTCTGAGGCACGAGTATGGACGGGTGGCGACGATCCGAACAAGGTGGCGCTGAGGGGGCTGACGTTTGATGACGTGCTGCTGCTTCCGGCGGAGTCCCACATTGTTCCATCTGAGGTGAGCACCGAAGCCCAGTTCACCCGCAATATCCGTCTCGGCATGCCGATTATTTCGGCGGCGATGGACACAGTGACCGAATCCCGTATGGCGATCGCGATGGCGCGCCAGGGCGGTATCGGTGTGCTGCACCGTAACTTGAGCGCTCAGGACCAGGCGGAGCACGTCGATGTGGTCAAGCGCTCGGAATCCGGCATGGTGACTAACCCTGTTACCGCCACCCCCGATATGACCATCGCCGACGTCGATGCACTGTGCGCCCGTTTCCGCATCTCGGGCCTTCCTGTAGTTGACGGTTCTGACCGTCTTGTTGGCATCATCACCAACCGCGACATGCGCTTCGAGCCGGATGCTCAGCGCAAGGTTGCAGAGGTCATGACCCCGATGCCGCTGGTTGTAGCGCAGGAGGGTGTGGACAAGAAGGAAGCGCTCGATCTGCTATCCGCCAACAAGGTGGAGAAACTTCCGATTGTGACCTCCGAAGGCAAGCTTGCCGGTCTGATCACGGTGAAGGACTTTGTCAAGAGCGAGCAGTACCCGAACGCCTCGAAGGATGAGAACGGCCGTCTACTTGTCGCTGCTGGCGTCGGTACCGGTGAGGACGCATTTGAGCGCGCTGGTCTGCTCGTTGAGGCGGGCGTAGACGCGCTCGTTGTCGACTCCGCGCACGCACACAACAACCGTGTACTTGAGATGGTCTCTCGTGTGAAGAAGGAATTCGGCGACCGCGTCGACGTTGTCGGTGGCAACTTGGCTACCCGTAGCGCTGCGAAGGCCATGATCGACGCTGGCGCAGACGCCATCAAGGTCGGTATCGGTCCGGGCTCTATCTGCACCACCCGCGTGGTTGCAGGTGTTGGTGCACCGCAGATTACCTCCATCCTCGAGGCGGCCGTGCCGGCGAAGGCTGCAGGTGTGCCGATCATTGCCGACGGTGGCATGCAGTTCTCTGGCGACGTGGCTAAGGCATTGGCTGCCGGCGCATCCACCGTCATGCTCGGCTCCATGTTGGCGGGCACGGCGGAAGCGCCAGGCGACATTGTTGTTGTCGGCGGCAAGCAGTACAAGCGTTACCGCGGCATGGGCTCCATGGGTGCAATGCAGGGCCGTGGACTGACTGGTGAGAAGCGTTCCTTCTCCAAGGACCGTTACTTCCAGGCGGATGTGGCAAGCGAGGACAAGCTCGTGCCGGAAGGCATTGAGGGGCGCGTGCCGTTCCGCGGTGACCTGGATTCCATCACCCACCAGATCGTTGGCGGTCTGCGCGCTGCGATGGGCTACACAGGCGCATCCACTATCGAGGAGCTGCAGACCAAGCAGTTCGTCCAGATCACCACCGCGGGCCTGCGTGAGTCCCACCCGCACGACATCACGCAGACCGTCGAGGCACCGAACTACCGCCAGTAG
- the tsaE gene encoding tRNA (adenosine(37)-N6)-threonylcarbamoyltransferase complex ATPase subunit type 1 TsaE produces the protein MKDSFAREGKRVCEGVVDTQQLGEELGAALEAGDLVILDGPLGAGKTTFTQGIARGMQVKGRVTSPTFVIARQHASTVGGPTLVHVDAYRLGDDPLGELDALDLDTELEDAVVVAEWGGGLMEQLGARHILVQLDRETLAETEGRIVSWRVVEGM, from the coding sequence GTGAAGGACTCGTTTGCGCGTGAGGGAAAGCGGGTGTGTGAGGGGGTCGTCGATACGCAGCAGCTTGGTGAGGAGCTCGGCGCAGCACTTGAGGCGGGGGATCTAGTGATCCTGGATGGCCCGCTCGGCGCCGGCAAGACCACATTCACACAAGGTATTGCGCGTGGCATGCAGGTGAAGGGACGCGTGACCAGTCCGACGTTTGTCATCGCGCGCCAGCACGCTTCCACTGTGGGCGGGCCCACGTTGGTGCATGTGGATGCCTACCGTCTCGGCGACGATCCGCTGGGTGAGCTCGATGCGCTCGACCTGGATACCGAGTTGGAAGATGCCGTGGTGGTCGCAGAATGGGGCGGCGGTTTGATGGAGCAGTTGGGGGCGCGCCACATTCTCGTGCAGTTGGATCGGGAGACTCTCGCAGAGACTGAGGGGCGGATAGTTTCCTGGCGTGTCGTAGAGGGGATGTAG
- the tsaB gene encoding tRNA (adenosine(37)-N6)-threonylcarbamoyltransferase complex dimerization subunit type 1 TsaB produces MLVLALDTATTDLVAGVVDTEAAKTLAEATVATRAHNEQLVPTVQVLLDEASLTFADLDAIVVGCGPGPFTGLRVGMATASALGQALGIPVHGVCTHDAVAVDRQGDVLVVTDARRREVYWARYNDGARVAGPEVCKPADLPVEQVDVLSVPDNLAEQVTVVAGTIAYHAPAPAGLVAVADLSATPEPLVPLYLRRPDAVPPKQAPKSPALP; encoded by the coding sequence ATGCTGGTGCTCGCCCTCGACACGGCGACTACGGATTTGGTCGCAGGTGTCGTGGATACCGAGGCGGCGAAAACGCTTGCTGAGGCAACCGTTGCTACGCGTGCGCACAACGAGCAGCTTGTGCCGACAGTGCAGGTGCTTCTCGACGAAGCCTCGCTCACCTTCGCCGACCTCGACGCCATCGTTGTCGGTTGCGGGCCGGGCCCGTTTACCGGTTTGCGTGTCGGGATGGCCACCGCCTCTGCGCTTGGCCAGGCGCTTGGCATTCCGGTGCATGGGGTATGCACCCACGATGCGGTAGCGGTAGACCGCCAAGGCGATGTGCTTGTGGTGACCGACGCCCGCCGCCGCGAGGTGTACTGGGCCCGGTACAACGACGGTGCCCGTGTTGCAGGCCCCGAGGTATGTAAGCCGGCGGATCTGCCAGTGGAGCAGGTGGACGTGCTGAGCGTGCCCGACAACCTTGCAGAGCAGGTCACGGTCGTAGCAGGCACTATTGCGTACCATGCGCCGGCCCCGGCTGGGTTGGTTGCTGTGGCGGATCTGAGCGCCACCCCGGAGCCTCTCGTCCCGCTGTATTTGCGTCGGCCGGATGCGGTGCCACCGAAGCAAGCTCCGAAGTCGCCCGCGCTGCCGTGA
- a CDS encoding DUF5319 domain-containing protein translates to MNYDDMMPLDPFADDPNDPASFIEDDEIVEPLSPEERVAVIQDLAHVRDAQRMLKPRGILGIHFLCEDCDQMHYYDWEIMEQNMIATLNGELPPVHEPSAQPNVTAYVPWDYAMGYLDGLEAR, encoded by the coding sequence GTGAATTACGACGACATGATGCCGCTGGACCCGTTCGCGGACGACCCAAACGATCCGGCGTCGTTCATCGAAGACGATGAGATCGTGGAGCCCCTCTCCCCTGAGGAGCGCGTCGCCGTCATCCAGGACCTTGCACACGTACGCGACGCACAACGCATGTTAAAGCCGCGCGGAATTTTGGGCATCCATTTCCTGTGCGAGGACTGCGACCAAATGCACTACTACGACTGGGAGATCATGGAGCAAAACATGATCGCCACCCTCAACGGGGAACTTCCCCCGGTGCATGAGCCCAGCGCGCAACCGAACGTCACTGCGTACGTTCCGTGGGATTACGCGATGGGCTACCTCGATGGTCTCGAGGCACGCTAG
- a CDS encoding WhiB family transcriptional regulator, with amino-acid sequence MTLPQQLPGPNADFWDWQLHGACRGEASEIFYHPEGERGRARTQRENRAKAICFNCPVLTQCREHALRVAEPYGIWGGMSESERSTALRRGLGSVKYVAAAK; translated from the coding sequence ATGACGTTGCCACAGCAACTCCCCGGCCCCAATGCAGACTTTTGGGATTGGCAGCTTCACGGCGCCTGCCGAGGCGAAGCCTCGGAAATCTTCTACCACCCCGAGGGTGAGCGGGGCCGCGCCCGCACGCAGCGTGAGAATCGAGCGAAGGCTATTTGCTTCAACTGCCCGGTGCTTACCCAGTGCCGCGAGCATGCCCTGCGTGTGGCCGAGCCCTATGGCATCTGGGGCGGCATGAGTGAATCTGAGCGCTCCACTGCCCTGCGCCGCGGCCTTGGCAGCGTGAAGTACGTCGCCGCCGCCAAGTAA